CACCCTCGATCTGGTAGGCGGCGGTCGCCGTGCCCCAGGTGAATCCCTGCGGGAACCTGATGGCGGTGGTGTTCTCCGAGGCGGGCGCGACACGTCGGGTTGCGGTGGTCACGTGGGTCCTTCCAGATGTACTGCGGGGCGGAAGCGGCGAAGTGGGATGGCGGGCGTCGAAGGGCCGCGGCAGCGGGGGGACGGTGGGGCGCTCATCCCTTGACCGCTCCCTGCATGATTCCGCCGACGATCTGACGGCCGAAGACGACGAACAGGGCGAGCAGGGGCAGCGTGCCGAGCAGCGCGCCCGCCATGATCAGCGACTGGTCGCGCACGTATCCCGCGCTGAGCTGGGTGAGGGCTACGGGGACCGTCGGATTGGTCATGTCGAGCACGATGAACGGCCAGAAGAAGTCGTTCCAGGCGTGCACGAACGTGATCATGAACAGCACGGCCATGGGAGGCCGGGCGATCGGCAGCACGATGCTCCAGAAGATGCGCAGCGAGTGCGCACCGTCCACCCGCCCGGCCTCGACGAGTTCGTCGGGCAGCGCCTCGGACAGGTACTGCCGCATGAAGAACACGCCGACGGCGCTGACGAGCGTGGGGAAGATGACGGCGGGCAGCTTCTGGCCCCAGCCCAGTTCGGTGATCATCATGAACAGTGGTACGACGCCGAGTTGGGGCGGCACCATCATCGTGCCGATCACGAGCATCAGCAGGATGTTGCGGCCCTTGAAGCGGAGTTTGGCGAACGCGAAGCCGGCGAGGGTGGCGAACAGCACCGTGGACAGGGCGATCACCCCGGCCACGATCAGGCTGTTGAGCATGGCCTTGCCCAGCGCGGCGTCCTGCCAGGCCTTGCCGAGGTTCTCCAGGAGGTGAGGTCCCGGCAGGAACGGCGGAGGCGTCTGGGTGACGCGCGTGTTGTCGGTCGACGCCGCCACCATCGTCCAGTAGAGCGGGAAGAGCGAGAACAGCGCCGCGATTCCCAGCAGGATGTAGGCGACGGGACCCGCGTGGTGCTGACGTCCGGCACCCGGGTGCCGGAACAGTTGGCGGCGCCGTCCGCCGGACGGGGTGGCTTTGCGGGCCTTCCGCGCGGTCCCTGGGCGTGCGTCGGCCGTCTGGACCGGGATGCTGTCTGTGGTCATGGAAACCTCCCGGTCAGGCCTTGCGCGCCAGGACGCGCTTGACGACTCGTTGGACGACGAACACGAGGATGAGCACCAGGAACATCGCCCA
This genomic window from Streptomyces sp. DG2A-72 contains:
- a CDS encoding carbohydrate ABC transporter permease, with amino-acid sequence MTTDSIPVQTADARPGTARKARKATPSGGRRRQLFRHPGAGRQHHAGPVAYILLGIAALFSLFPLYWTMVAASTDNTRVTQTPPPFLPGPHLLENLGKAWQDAALGKAMLNSLIVAGVIALSTVLFATLAGFAFAKLRFKGRNILLMLVIGTMMVPPQLGVVPLFMMITELGWGQKLPAVIFPTLVSAVGVFFMRQYLSEALPDELVEAGRVDGAHSLRIFWSIVLPIARPPMAVLFMITFVHAWNDFFWPFIVLDMTNPTVPVALTQLSAGYVRDQSLIMAGALLGTLPLLALFVVFGRQIVGGIMQGAVKG